The window GGCAGTACGTCCTAAGGCAACTGGAGGCCGTGGAACTCTGATCAACGGAGGATCTTGGGCTTTATCAGAAGGGGGCCGTAGGTGGCCTCGCCTGACGTCAACATCTTGTAGAGCCTCACGAGGCTCGGCCCGACCAGCCTCGCCACGCGCTTGTTGTAGCCGAAGGCGCCGAGGAGTCTGCTGATGAGCCTGCTCTTCCGTATCTCCTCGACGTAGGGCCGCGCCAGCTGTCTATAGACCGCCTCGGCCTCGCCGGGGTTGTTCCGCACCTTAAGCGCCACGTAGGCGGCCTGCGCGGCGAGGGCTCCCGTGGCTACGGCGTAATATATGCCCTCGCCAGTCGAGGCGTCCACGAAGCCCGCCGCCTCGCCCGCCAGGATCACGTTGCCCCGCCCGAGCCTCCGCAGAGAGCCCAGGCTGAGGGGATGGCCCATAACCTCGCCCGCCTTGAGCCCCAGCGACTCGGCCCATTTGGCCAAAGGCCTTCTCAAATCCATCCAGGGACCCCAGCCGACGCCGATGCCGACGTCGGCTCCCCTATCCCCCAACGTGAACGCCCAGGCGTAGCCGACGCCTCCCGTCTCCTCGTGGGCGAAGTCGAAATCTATCACGCAGAGATCGCCCAAGCTCCCGTCGGCGATCGACATAAACGCTATCGCGTGTGTCTTGGAGCTAGGCGGCGGCTCCCCCAGCGATCTGGCGACGACGCTGTTGGCGCCGTCGGCGCCCACGACGACGGCCCCCTCGTACACGCCCTTCTCCCCCACGGCTCTGCCCCCCTCCACCTTCACGATCTTGTCGACGACGAACTCGGCGTGGGACTGCTCGAGGAGCGCCTTGTCGAACTCGGGCCTCCGCGTCACCCTTATGGGCTCGCCCCTATGCGTGTACCTTATGTCGGCCACCTTCACTCTGACCTCCCTACACTCGCCGTACCAGTGGTATTCTATCCCCAACCTCTCCAACATCTTCCAAGTCCTAGGGGTCAACCCGCCTCCGCACGGCTTCTCTCTAGGAGGCTTGAAGCGGTCGACCACTAGAGTCCTCAACCCCAACCTCGTGGCGACCACAGCCGCCGTGGCGCCGGCGGGGCCCGCCCCGACTATGACCAAGTCGTACACGGTATGTCGTCACGAGGCGTACTTTTAACCTTTCCCTATTCGTACCTCAGCGCATCGACTACGTTAAGTCTGCCGGCCCTAATGGCAGGAGCCAGAGCGCCGACGGCGTTGACCGCCGCAACTAGCGCGGCGGTCGCGATAGCGATGTGGAGCGGTACAGTTAGATGGATAGACATACCGGGGAAGAAGCCGATGGGCACGAGGGTCAACAACTCGACGACGACCGCGCCGGCGGCTATTCCTATAGCCGCAATTATTAGGGCTTCGTAGAGTATCATGGCTGTTATCTGTCTTCTTCTGAAGCCTACGGCTCTAAGTATGCCGAATTCCTTAGTCCTCTGGAGCACAGATATGGTCATAGTATCGTAAAGCCACAGAGCAGTAATGACAGTAGAGACGCCAGAAACCAAGCCGAGAAAAAGCTCGAGGCCGGCGAAGAACTGGTTGAGAGTCTGGACCAGCGAGAGCAAGTTCACTATCTGGGCGTCGGGGAAGGCGGCCTTGAGGAGGCTCTGGACCTCTCCAAGGTATTTGGTGTCCTTTAGCGAGACGACCACTATTTGGTAGCCGATCTGGCCCGTCATGGATCTGAACTGGGGCTCGTCGAGTATGACCGAGTCCAGCGTGTTGATCACGCCGGGGTGCTCCGGGGCCATTATGCCCGAGACGACGACCGTGTACGACCTGCCGCCGTAGTTGAGCGTGAGGGGGTACCCCACCGAGAGTAGCTGGGCGCCAGTGTTCTGGTCGAAGGCCACGTAGTAGCCGACCACGGCGAGACTGCCGCCTATATTGTCCGAGCCGGCGTAGAGGGCGGACGAGGGCACGACCACGCCTATATCTCTGCCCGGGATCCCGTATATGTTGACCGACTCCACGCGGCCGTTGGGGAGCCTTACCGAGCCCATGGCGACCGAGATGGGCACGACCGACGTCGCGTACGGCGCCGCGTAGGTGGCTATGGTCGCCACGTCCGCGTCGGTGAATCTGCCGAGCACGAAGACGTTGTTCACGCCGAGGCCCTCAAAGAACTTGAGAGTCTCTGCCCTGAACGCGTCGCCGACGGAAAGCGCGAACGTGAGCGCGACGAAGGCTATGAGCACCCCTATTATCGCCCCTACGGTCCTCCCCTTCCGCTCCCTTAAGGCGCCCCAAGCCAGTTGCGCCTCGGCCAGCACGTCGAGCGGCTCCTACAGCTATATAAAGCCTACAGCGACGCCACGACGTTTCTGGCCCAGAGCTGGTAGAGGCCTTTCAGATGGACGAGCGGGGTGCCGGTGGCCATCCTGAAGGTCAGCCACCTCTTGAACGATTCCGGGTCGGACTGCGAGCTCCACTCGTCGGGAGAGATCTCTATATACCCCTTGCTTATCTCCGAGGCGACGGCTTGCGCCGCCAACGAGGCCTGCCAGAGGGATCCCCACCCGATCGGCGGGAGGCCCAGCTTCAGGAGGGCGGAGTCGCCTATGAGGTACACCCGCTCGTACTGCGTCTCCAAGGTCTCCGGCTTGAGCTCAAGCCCAGCCGTGAGGGGGTGGGGCCTGACCGCCGGGACGGATATGTGGAGCTCGTCCACCGCCTTATGCGGCGGCGGGTCGCCCGTCACCTCCACGCCTATTTCCTTCGCCTTGGCCTTCCAAGGCTCGAGCAGAAACACGTAGTCGTCGGAGACGTAGATCAGATGCACTGACACCTCCTTCTCGGGGAACCTGGTCTTGACGGCGTAGGCTATCTCTTGGAAGCCTATCACTGGGGTGAACTCGCTCACTATGAAGCGCACGGCCCTCGTCCTCATCATGAGCTCGTAGAGCCTCTCGGCGCCTTCGACGCTCCAGTACTCCGCGGTCCCCACCTTGTAGGAGCCGGGGGCCAACACGACGTAGTCGCCGCATACGTTCCGTGCGTTGGAGAGCCTCACGCAAGTCCCGTCTAGGGCCGTCGCGTGGTCCCACACGTGTCTGACCTTCTTGAGCTGGGACAGAGGGAATATCAAGTCCCTGAAGGCGACCAGGCCGCCGTAGGCCATAGGTATCCCTATCACGAACTCGTGCACCGGCTTAGGCTCCACCAACACGACCTCGGCCTGCACCGCTTGAAGGAGCCTGTAGGCGAAATAGATCCCGGCGATCCCCCCGCCCACAACGACGACTCTACGCATTTGACAAGGATGGACGGCATCAAATATAAATCTTACGTAGAAAGGCTAAAATAGATCCCTCCGTTTTCCACGCATGGAGGCCCTCGTCACCCGCGTAGGCGAGAAAGAGAACCCCTATCTGGTGGAGTTCTACGACGTCAACTGCCCCTTCTGCGCCAAGTCGGCGCTTGACCTATGGGGCGACCTCCTCGCCTCGGGCGCCTACTTCGAGCTGGTGTACCTGCCCGTCCACTACGCCATATGGAAGGACATGGGCTCGCCGAAGACCGCGGAGGGGTCCTATCTGGCAAACCTCTCGGCCTTCTGCGTCGACGACCCGGTCCAACGGGTGAGGTACTTGCTGGAGCTCTTCAAGATAACGTCCTCAGTGCGGAACGAGCCCAAGGCGATAGAGGAGCAGTTGGAGTACGCCAGGGGCAAGTTCGGCGACTTGAAGAGCTGCGTTAGGGGCAAGGTCGGCCGCCTTGCCGACGACCCCGAGCTGGCCTACGAGCTCGCCCACGAATACGCCCTCTCCATAGACGCCGTGGTGACCGGGGTCCCCACAGCCGCAATTGTAGACGGCGGGAAGGCCGTCGAGGTCAAGGACGGCCTGGGGGAGGTGGAGGACCTCATCAAGAAATACCTCTCGGGCAAGAGGCGAGCGCCTTCTTGAGCCTCTCGGCGGCGTCCTCCGGCGTGGTGTCGAGGGTGTATATGCCGGCTCCCGTCTCGGCGCTCGCCGCGTATTTCAGCCTCCCGTCCGGCCTATACATCCCGTAGATCTCGAAGTGTAGGTGGTAGTAGCGGTGGTCTCCCCTCAAGGGAGCTTGGTGCAGGACCATCATGTAGGGCATGGGCTTCCCAACGGCGTTTTTGAGGGCGCAGAGAACCGCCTTGAGGACGCCGGCGAGTTCCGCGAGCTCCCCGTCGCCTAGCTGGGTCAAGAGCTGGACGTGGCGGAGGGGGTATACGTGCACCTCGTGGGGCCATCTGGCGTAGTACGGCACGAAGGCGGCCCAATACGCCCCCCTCAACAAGGCCCTGCCCGACGCCGATTCCCTGGCCACGACGTCGCAGTGGAGGCACCGCCCGCGGCCGCGCCAGTACTCCTCGGCCCTCTCGAGCTCTCTGGCCACGCGCTCCGGGACGACAGGGAGCTCGTATATCTGGCCGTGGGGGTGGGTGAGGGAGACGCCGATCTCCCTCCCCTTGTTCCTGAAATACAGGAAGTACAAGACGCCGGGGTCCGACGCGGCCCTGGCCATCTCGTCTCTCACCATCCTCAACACCCTCTCTATCTGCTCCCTCGGCAGATCGCTCAGATCGTCCAAGTTGTGCTCCGGCGTCTCGACGACAACTAAGGCCCTGCCGTAGGCCCTCACGGCCTCGTAGAAGCCGTCGGTCTGGGGCGCCGGCGCCTCTGGCGACACCACCGGGTATCTGTTGGGCAGAATTAAGACGTCCCACCCGTAGCCGGTCTCGGGAGCGCCCGGGTCGAAGGGGCAGAAGGACTCGGGCTGCCAGGGCCTCTCCAGCCTCCTCGGCGCCACGACTATCCAATCGCCGGTGGTGGGATCCCTCCTCACCTCGCTCATAGGTACTCCACGCGCAGACCGTCGTCGACTTTTAAGACCCAGCTGCGCGCCTCCCCGACGCCTCTAATGGAGCCCGCGGCGGCCTCCGGCGCGAGGGCCATGACGACGCCGCCGAGCCCCGCGCCGGACAGCTTGGCGCCGTAGGCCCCCTTAGCCAAGGCCCCCTCGACCAACCTGTCGAGCTCCGGTATGCTGACGTCGTATAGGTCGCGGAGGAGGCTGTGCTGGTACGTCATGACGGCCCCCACGCCTCTCGCCCTCCAGTCGTCGCCGTCGAGCGGCGGCAGATACGGCGCCTCGGCCTTTCTCCCCCTCAGTATGTCCAGAGCGACGAGGGTGGATCTGTGCATCCTGATAGTGAAGAGGATGCGGTTGGCCGGCACGCGCGGTATTTTGTCCAGATAGGGCTTCAGCTCCTCCTCGTCCAGCTCCTCCCACTTGACCTTCCAATGCCTCTCCGCGAGCTTCTCCCTTATGCTGGGGGGCACCACGGCGAGTAGCGCCCTGAGCCCCTCGTCCAGCTCCCTCTGCCTCTGGGGATGCACCTCCGCCGTTGAGTGCCGCACCCCGCTGTCGAGCGCCACGAAGACTCCCCTATCCAGCTCGAGCCGCTCCACGTTGTAGGGAGGCTTGGTGTTGATGTACGATATCCTGCCGAAGGCGGACCCGTACTGGTCCAGCCGGCCGCACGGTATGCCCATCACCTCCCTCTCCGCGCGGTAGGCGGTCTCGGCCACAAACGCCGGATCCGCGGGCCCTCCCCAGAGGGCCGACAGCGCGCCGACTGTAGCCACGAGGAGCGCCGCGCTCGACGCCATGCCGGAGGCTATCGGCACGTCGCTGTCCACCTCGAGCTCGCAGCCCCCCACCTCCACGCCCGAGCGCTGTAGGGACACAACCGCGGCCTTTACGTAGTCGGCGAAGCTCCTCCCGGCGGGGAGCTCTCCGGGCTTGAACTCGGCGGACTCGCCGGTGTTGAGGGACCTCGCCCTACATGCCCCGCGCAGGCGCCGGGCCTTGACGCGCGTCCGTAGGTTTATCGCGACAGAGACCACCGGCAGTCCCTTGTAGTCCTGGTGCGTGTTCAAGAAATCCAGACGGCCCGGCGCGGAGGCCAGTACCTCGTAGTTCACAGCACGGCCTTCTCGTCCTCGCCGAAAACCTTGATCTTCTGAGGCCTCACGTACACGACAGTCTCGGCGCCTTCGGCCGGCGGCCTGCCCACCACCTCGACTCTGGCCTCTAGGCCGTCCCACTCGATCAAGGCCGTCGTCACGAAGCCCGTTACCTCAACTATCTTGACTCTGCCCTTGGGTATAGCCACGTCGTCCTTGCTCTGCGGGGCCTCCGCCACGTAGATATCGGCCGGCCTTATGCCCACGTACACCTTCTTCCCCACGTGTTCGGCCAAGGCGGGGGAGTTCGGCAGGGGTATCTTCAGTGAGCCTGCGTCGGCCAGATAGCCGCCGGCCTCTTTCAGAAGCTTGGCCTCGAAGACGTTCATGGGCGGATCTCCCAAGAAGGTCGCCACGAATAGGTTGGCGGGCCTCTCCAGCAAGTCCTCCACGCCGCCTACCTGCTGTATCACGCCTCTCCTCAGCACGGCCAGCCTATCGGCGACGGAGTACGCGTCTTGCTGGTCGTGCGTCACTAATATCGTTGTTATTTTCAACTCCCTCTGGAGCCTCTTCACGAACGCCCTGGCGCTTATGCGTATCCTTGCGTCTAGGTTGGAGAAGGGCTCGTCGAGGAGCAGTAGGCGCGGCTGTTTGACTAAGGCGCGCGCTATGGCCACCCTCTGTTGTTGGCCGCCCGAGAGCTGGCGGGGGTAGCGGTCCAGAAGATCCCCTATGCCCAAAATCTCGGCCACCTCCTTCACCCTCGCCTCGATCTCTCTCTTGGGCAACTTCTTTATCTTCAGGGGGAACGCTATGTTGTCGAAGACCTTCATGTGGGGGTAGAGGGCCCAGTTCTGGAACACCATGCCGACGTTTCTCTTAGGCGGCTCCACGAACACCTTCCTCTCCACGTCCACTATGACGTCGTCGTCGAAGAGTATCCGGCCCCTCGTCGGCACCTCAAGCCCGGCGAGAACTCTGAGGAAGGTGGTCTTGCCGTGGCCAGAGGGGCCCAACACGACGAAGAACTCGCCGTCGTTTATCTTGAGGTTCACGTCCTTGAGGGCGACGACGTTCGGCGGAAATATCTTGTCAACGTGCTCCAAGGTGACTACGACCATGGGTTTTACGTATTGCCTAATTTTAAAATTAAGCTCTGACGGACTCCAGAGAGAGCGAGGCGCCGAGCCGCTTGAGGGCCTCCTCGATTGCCCTATCGAGTTGCGGGTCGGCGCCTTCTCTGTAGTGGTGCGGCGCAATCTCCACGTAGATGTCGGGCTCCACGCCGCGTCCCTCTATCCCGGTCCCGACGCCCTCGGCCCAGAACGCGTATTTGGGCTGGGTTATTATAGTGCCGTCGACTAGTTTATACCTGGTATCTATCCCCACCGTGCCGCCCCAAGTCCTGGTCCCCACGACGGGTCCCAGCCCCAACGCCTTGAAGTCGTAGGTGAATATGTCGCCGTCAGAGCCGGCGTACTCGTTAGTTATCAGCACGAGCGCCTTGGGCACGACGAGCTCGGGGTACGGCGTCGGCTTGAAATATCTAGTTAGAAACGCCCCGAAGACCCTCGCGGCCAGCCGCTGTATCAACATGCCTGACGTATGGCCGCCTCTGTTGAACCTGACGTCTATTATGAGCGCCTCTCTGTAGCCCTCCGCCACGAGCGACCTGAAAAACTCGGCGTAGCCGTAGGGGCCCATGTCGGGCACGTGGACGTAGCCCACCCTGCCGCCGGTCTTCTCGTGCACGTAGCGGCGGTTGCGCTCCACCCAGCTTCTGTATACGATATGCCTCTCGTCCCTCAGCGTCTTGACGGGGAAGCGCCGGACCGCGTCGCCCCGCCTGGTCTCTATCCACAACACGTCGCCGGCCCTATTGAGGAGGGCGGCCTCCGGGGGCGTGTCGGGGCCGAGTGCCGTCCCGCCTATGGACAGCACGCAGTCCCCCTCCTTGACGTCTAGGCCCGGCGCCGCCAGCGGGCTCCGCTCGCCCTCGTTGGCGGGGTCGCCGACGAAGATCTTGGCCACGCGCCAGCACGATCCGTCCCACGCGAACTCGGCCCCCAGCCCGCCCACCGGGTAGGGCTTATCCACCTCGAAGTCGGGCACCACCTCGTACGCGTGGCTGTTGCCCAGCTCCCCCTGCATCTCGTTGATCAAGTCGCTCAGCTCGTACCGCGTCCCCACCCTATCTAGAAGAGGCTCGTACTTCCTATACACGGCGTCCCAATCGACGCCGTTCATGTCGGCCCTCCAGAAGTTCTCCCTCATCAACAGCCAGGCCTCGCGGAACATCTGCCTCCACTCCTTCGCCGGATCTACGTAGACCTTTACCCTATTTAGGTCCAGGACCCCGCTCTTTCTGCCCGGCTCTCTCGACTGCATATCGGGCCTCTTCTCCACGTCGACAAGCCTCAGCCTGCCCTCCTCCTTCAGCAATAGATATTTCCCGTCGGGGGAGGCCCGAATGGCCGAGACGCCCGACGCCAGCTGTTCCTTGGACTTGGTCTCCAAGTCGTAAACCTCGACGACGCCCCTCCTCTCCTGAGCCGACCACAGATAGTACTTGAGGGCCCCCTCCACCTCGTATCTAAGCCAGGCGACCTTCCCGCCCTTAAGCCCCACGACGGCCGCGTATATCCCCTCGTCGACCGGGAAGGGCTCGGCCCTGGCGGCGATGCCCTCCACGTCTATATCCTGCGCCGCCCCCTCCGCCTTTCTGTACTCGACAAAGGGAGACAAGTCGTCCCTCCTCAGAGGTATGAGGTAAGGCTTTGAGTGCTTCGCGAAGACGTAGTAGAACTGGACGGGGTCCATGGCGGGGTTGAGGGCCCTCCTTGAGAGGAAGTAGAGGTACCTCCCGTCGGGGTCGAAGGCGGGGCCGTAGTCGAAGCTCGTGGGCGGCGTGGCGTCGTGGGATCTGCCGGACCTCACGTCGTACAGCCTTATGTTCTGGGTGTAGGGGCCCGAGGGCCGGGAGTAGGCGAGCCAAAGGCCGGAGGGGTGCCACGCGAGCTCCGTTATTAGGCCGTACTCGCTTCTGTCGACCAATGCCGCGGTCCCCGTCTCGACGTCTAACAGCCACAGCTCCCCTCTATGGTTGGCCAAGGCCAGCCTCGGGTACTTGAGGGCCAAGGCCTCTATCAGCCCCAGCCCCGGCTCCAGCCTCTTGAGCAACGCCCCGTCCTTCCCGTAGATCTCGACGGCGCCGTCGTAGGTCGACACGGCGATCTTGTCGCCGTCAGCCGACACGTGCTTGTACCTCGTGGCGCCGCCGGCGCCCAGCCCGACCACCGCCCCCTCCCAGGCTGGCATGTGGAAGGCCTGGCCGCGGGAGATCAAGACGACGGAGTCGCCCGAGGGCAAGGCGAAGCCCTCCAGATATTTGAAGGGGTCGACGAACTTGGGCGCCTTTTGCTTTCTGGCCAGAGGAGCCTCTATGTCGAGGAGCTCGAGGCGACCAGACGGGTCGTATAGATATATGTCGCCGCCCATCTGGAAGACCACTCTGCGCCCGTCGGAGCTGGCGTTCCTGACGTAGAACTCCTTGAAGTCGGTGTGCCTCCTCAGATCCTTGCCGGAGGGGTCCACAGAGTACAGATTGCCGACCCCCTCGTGGTCGGACACGAAGTATATCCTGCCGCCGACAATCATGGGCGAGGTGACGTTGCCCGGGAGGTCGACCAGCTTCTCGAACGTCCTCCCGCCGTCTCTGCTGATCCAGAGGACGCCCCTCATGCCGCCCCTATACCTCTTCCAGTAGGGCAGGTCGTAGTTGTTCCGGCCCAACACGACGAACCCATCGCCGTAGAGCAAGGCCGTGGCGGGGCCTAGATTAAGCCTCTCGTACCTCCCGTCTAGAGATACGGAGTACAGCTCCCGCCACTGGGGGAAGGGCATCTTGAAGTCGCTGAAGACCAGCACCCGCCCGTCGGGCGTCCACCCCGCCACGCGCGTGTAGGGAGAGCCGAAGTAGGTCAGCCTCTTGGGCTGGCCTCCGTCGGCCGGCACCACGTAGGCCTCGGCCAAGGTGCCCTGGTCGGTCTGTTGCAGCCGGGTGAAGGCTATATACCGCCCGTCCGGCGAGAACTTCGGCCTAACGACTACGCCGAAGTCGGAGGTGAGCCTGTAGGCCCTGCCGCCGGAGTATTTCCAGAGGTCGTCCTCGGTGACGAACACCATGTCGTCGCCGTATATGTCCGGGTACATGTAGTACCCCTTCATTGTGGGCTCCGCCGGGGCCTCTTTTAAGCATAAAGAAATATTTCCGGGGCCTATTCCCGGCATGGCGAAGGTGCGGGTACATCTGTACGTGAGGGGGAAAGTGCAGGGAGTCTTCTTCAGACAGTCCATGAAGGACGTGGCCGCCTACTACGGCGTGAGGGGGTGGGTGAGGAATCTGCCCGACGGGAGGACGGTCGAGGCCGTTTTGGAGGGCGACGAGGAGGCCGTGAGGAAGGTCGTGGAGTGGGCCCACTACGGCCCGCCGGGCGCCCGGGTCGAGAAGGTCGAGGTCGCCTACGAGGAGTACAGGGGGGAGTTCGACGACTTCAAGATACTGCCGACTCCCAAAAATATTTAGGGGGTAAACGGTACGTGGAGGTCTATTTCGAGCGCTTCGACGAGAGGGAAGCCGCCTTCTACGAGCTGTTGGTCAGACTGCGTATCTTCGACTGGGCCTACTCGGCGACCGCCAAGCTGGTCGACGGAGCGGCGGACCGCGGGGCGAGGTTGTTGGAGATAGGCCCCGGCGTGGGGAAGCTGGCGGCGATGCTAGAGAAGAGGGGCTATAGGGTGGTCGGCGTCGACGTATCGCCAGCCATGTTGCGCCGGGCGCGCAGGAGGACGTCTGCCGATCTAGTGGCGGGCGCCAGCTGGGCTCTGCCGGTTAGGCAGAGCGCGTTCGACGGCGCCGTTGCCCTATTCACGCTACACCACTGGGGCCCCCACAAGGAGTCGGTCGAGGAGGTGGCGAGGGCGTTGAGGCCCGGCGGTAGGTTCGTGGCGGTCGAGGTCGACAGAGACCGCATGCCGTTGGTCGGCGACCACAGTTGCGCCGAGAGGTGTCTGAGGGAGGTCCTAGGCGCGCGTTTCGGGGTCAAGATAATACGCAGATATCCTCTGATCGCCGCCGTTGCGGAAAAAGTTATTAGGTAATCGCCCCTTCTAGAAGATGCTGGAGGAGCTCTTTGAGGAGGGTCTTACGTTGATCAAGGGACCTCCCGGCTCCGGCAAGACGACCCTCGCCGCGTGGGCCGCCGCCAGGCATAGGAACTCGGCCTGGTTCACCTTTTACGAGAGCGAGTCGCGCCTCCTCCGGTTTTTGTCCTCGATAGGCCTCGACCCGCCCCGCCACATATTCGACATGATCTCCACGGCCCATAAGAAGGAGGCCGTCGAGGCCGTACTCAAGACGATACAGGAGGTCAAGCCGGACTTCGTCGTGGTGGACGGCCTAAACGCCTTGACGCCGGAAGGCGAGAGGGAGCTGGTCCACAACCTTTTCTACCACCTCCTCTCGTCCTTAATGCCGGTGGTGTTGATAAGGGAGGGCGAGGAGATCACCGCGACCGACTACATAGCGGACAACGTGATTCTGTTGGGCTACAGACAGTCCGAGAGGGGGTCCTCGCGGCATCTGGCCGTGGTCAAGAGCAGGGGAAGGCTCGTGGAGCCCAGCGTATTCCGGTTCGTCCTAGCCAAGGGAGGCCCTAAGTTCATCTTGCCTCCTCGCGAGGCCAAGAAGGTGTCCGGCGAGCGCCTCACGACCGGCGCGCCGGAGCTAGACAGAGAGATAAACGGAGGCGTCATAGCGGGTAGCTACGTCGTGGTGGTTGGGCCGCCCGACGGCCTCGCCAGCAAGCTCATGGTCATAACCGCATCTACGCTGGCCGCCGCCGGCAAGAAAGTGCTCTACCACCACCACAAGCAGATCCCGACGTTCGTAAAATTCGCCGAGTCTCTGGGCGTGAAGACCGACGTGAAGGGGCTGTTCTGGTACTACCATCCGATAGAGGAGCACAAGGATCTTACGTGGTGGTATAGGTCGGCCGAAATGGCCAACGAGATGGGGATCGACGTCCACTTCGCCGACCAGTACGAGCAGGTGATAGCCGTGGCGGGCCCCGAGACCATCGCCGAGGCGGCCCAGTTGTACCAAGCGACCCTCCGCAGAGAGACCACGACTGTGCTCGTCATAAACTCGCACGCGATCTGGCGGAGGGTCGCCCCGCTCCTCGGCTCTATACCCGACTACACGTTCCTCTTCAAGCACGGAACGTTGACCGCCTACACGCCGGAGCGCACGGAGCCATTGCGCTTCAGGTACAAGCTGGTCGGCCGCAGAGTGGTCTTCGAGAAGGCATAACGACGCTCAACGTTTTTTAGGGAGGCGTTGTCGCCATTATGGATCTGGATAAGGAAATAGAGCGTTGGGTTAGGAAGCTGGGCCTCAACGTAGTCATACCGCCGAACGCCCCTGAGCCTTTCCACATATCAACGGCGCCTCCCACGGGCATGCCGGTGGTAGACGTGGTGAGGCCCAAAGACGCCGAGTTCTACGTGATAGCTATGGGCATAGCGGTTCACCCCGACCACAAATCGGCGCTCGCGTCGATGAGGGAGCAGGACAGGCGGCGGTTCCTCCTCGAGCTGAAGAGGGCCGTCGTCTCTATGGGCGTCGACTTCGCCTTCCTCCCGCCGGACGCCGAGATACCCGACGCGATTCAGGTCTCGCGGCCGGTCCTCGCCGAGGGGCTGGACGCCCAGAGGTTCCTAGACGAGTACTACAGGGTGAGGAACGCCGGCCTCTTGGTCATAATTTCCTTCGCGGAGACCTTCAGAAAGGCCGCCGGCCAGACCTCCCTCTACGCATGAGGGCCCTCCTCCTCAAGGCGCCGCGCGAGCTGGAGGTGGTCGATCTGCCGACGCCCGAGCCGCCCGCGGGCTGGAGCCTCGTGAGGACGGAGCTGGCCGGCATATGCGGCACCGACAAGGCCTTCTACCGGGGGACCTACCCCCTGTTCAAGAGGCCGCTTGTGCCCGGCCACGAGGTCGTGGGGATCGTCGTCGAGGGGCCTCTAAAGGGGCGGAGGGTCGTGTCCGAGATAAACTTCGCCGACCTCACCTGCGACTACTGCAGGTCGGGGCTCTACACCCACTGTCCCTACAAGAAGACGTTAGGCATAGACTTCGACGGCGGCATGGCCGAGTACTTCGTCGCGCCCAACTACGCGCTACACCCCTTCGACGGGCCTCCCGAGCTCGGG of the Thermoproteus uzoniensis 768-20 genome contains:
- a CDS encoding geranylgeranyl reductase family protein, translating into MYDLVIVGAGPAGATAAVVATRLGLRTLVVDRFKPPREKPCGGGLTPRTWKMLERLGIEYHWYGECREVRVKVADIRYTHRGEPIRVTRRPEFDKALLEQSHAEFVVDKIVKVEGGRAVGEKGVYEGAVVVGADGANSVVARSLGEPPPSSKTHAIAFMSIADGSLGDLCVIDFDFAHEETGGVGYAWAFTLGDRGADVGIGVGWGPWMDLRRPLAKWAESLGLKAGEVMGHPLSLGSLRRLGRGNVILAGEAAGFVDASTGEGIYYAVATGALAAQAAYVALKVRNNPGEAEAVYRQLARPYVEEIRKSRLISRLLGAFGYNKRVARLVGPSLVRLYKMLTSGEATYGPLLIKPKILR
- a CDS encoding ABC transporter permease; this encodes MLAEAQLAWGALRERKGRTVGAIIGVLIAFVALTFALSVGDAFRAETLKFFEGLGVNNVFVLGRFTDADVATIATYAAPYATSVVPISVAMGSVRLPNGRVESVNIYGIPGRDIGVVVPSSALYAGSDNIGGSLAVVGYYVAFDQNTGAQLLSVGYPLTLNYGGRSYTVVVSGIMAPEHPGVINTLDSVILDEPQFRSMTGQIGYQIVVVSLKDTKYLGEVQSLLKAAFPDAQIVNLLSLVQTLNQFFAGLELFLGLVSGVSTVITALWLYDTMTISVLQRTKEFGILRAVGFRRRQITAMILYEALIIAAIGIAAGAVVVELLTLVPIGFFPGMSIHLTVPLHIAIATAALVAAVNAVGALAPAIRAGRLNVVDALRYE
- a CDS encoding FAD-dependent oxidoreductase produces the protein MRRVVVVGGGIAGIYFAYRLLQAVQAEVVLVEPKPVHEFVIGIPMAYGGLVAFRDLIFPLSQLKKVRHVWDHATALDGTCVRLSNARNVCGDYVVLAPGSYKVGTAEYWSVEGAERLYELMMRTRAVRFIVSEFTPVIGFQEIAYAVKTRFPEKEVSVHLIYVSDDYVFLLEPWKAKAKEIGVEVTGDPPPHKAVDELHISVPAVRPHPLTAGLELKPETLETQYERVYLIGDSALLKLGLPPIGWGSLWQASLAAQAVASEISKGYIEISPDEWSSQSDPESFKRWLTFRMATGTPLVHLKGLYQLWARNVVASL
- a CDS encoding DsbA family protein, with the translated sequence MEALVTRVGEKENPYLVEFYDVNCPFCAKSALDLWGDLLASGAYFELVYLPVHYAIWKDMGSPKTAEGSYLANLSAFCVDDPVQRVRYLLELFKITSSVRNEPKAIEEQLEYARGKFGDLKSCVRGKVGRLADDPELAYELAHEYALSIDAVVTGVPTAAIVDGGKAVEVKDGLGEVEDLIKKYLSGKRRAPS
- the galT gene encoding galactose-1-phosphate uridylyltransferase, whose protein sequence is MSEVRRDPTTGDWIVVAPRRLERPWQPESFCPFDPGAPETGYGWDVLILPNRYPVVSPEAPAPQTDGFYEAVRAYGRALVVVETPEHNLDDLSDLPREQIERVLRMVRDEMARAASDPGVLYFLYFRNKGREIGVSLTHPHGQIYELPVVPERVARELERAEEYWRGRGRCLHCDVVARESASGRALLRGAYWAAFVPYYARWPHEVHVYPLRHVQLLTQLGDGELAELAGVLKAVLCALKNAVGKPMPYMMVLHQAPLRGDHRYYHLHFEIYGMYRPDGRLKYAASAETGAGIYTLDTTPEDAAERLKKALASCPRGIS
- a CDS encoding galactokinase; this translates as MNYEVLASAPGRLDFLNTHQDYKGLPVVSVAINLRTRVKARRLRGACRARSLNTGESAEFKPGELPAGRSFADYVKAAVVSLQRSGVEVGGCELEVDSDVPIASGMASSAALLVATVGALSALWGGPADPAFVAETAYRAEREVMGIPCGRLDQYGSAFGRISYINTKPPYNVERLELDRGVFVALDSGVRHSTAEVHPQRQRELDEGLRALLAVVPPSIREKLAERHWKVKWEELDEEELKPYLDKIPRVPANRILFTIRMHRSTLVALDILRGRKAEAPYLPPLDGDDWRARGVGAVMTYQHSLLRDLYDVSIPELDRLVEGALAKGAYGAKLSGAGLGGVVMALAPEAAAGSIRGVGEARSWVLKVDDGLRVEYL
- the glcV gene encoding glucose ABC transporter ATP-binding protein GlcV; the protein is MVVVTLEHVDKIFPPNVVALKDVNLKINDGEFFVVLGPSGHGKTTFLRVLAGLEVPTRGRILFDDDVIVDVERKVFVEPPKRNVGMVFQNWALYPHMKVFDNIAFPLKIKKLPKREIEARVKEVAEILGIGDLLDRYPRQLSGGQQQRVAIARALVKQPRLLLLDEPFSNLDARIRISARAFVKRLQRELKITTILVTHDQQDAYSVADRLAVLRRGVIQQVGGVEDLLERPANLFVATFLGDPPMNVFEAKLLKEAGGYLADAGSLKIPLPNSPALAEHVGKKVYVGIRPADIYVAEAPQSKDDVAIPKGRVKIVEVTGFVTTALIEWDGLEARVEVVGRPPAEGAETVVYVRPQKIKVFGEDEKAVL